The following DNA comes from Ricinus communis isolate WT05 ecotype wild-type chromosome 10, ASM1957865v1, whole genome shotgun sequence.
CATCATAGTCTTACACAGCCATTTggtaatggggttgtttcttatTATATACTACTGGTTTATGGGAATTTGGTTGTTTTTATTGTAAGTGTTGAAGATACAAATGAAGTAATAAGAGTACATTGATGAAGACAACAATGAAGTAATAAGAGTACTTGAAGACACCAATCAATTAATAAGAGAATTGTTTCAAGATGATCATAGTGTACTCCAGGATTGAAGAAAAGTAGGGTTTGAATACAGTCGGGAGAAGTTCAAGTGTTGAAGAACATCCGACTCAATTTAAATAGTGGCTTCGTCAAGGTTAGCGGccatgattatttttattttaatggtaTGAGGTGTTGGCTAGTGTTGTCATGATCGTCCATGTTACACTGAGGTCACAATCATATTTGTCATTGTAGATGGTTAAGCACATATAAGGCTAATTTATATGTGTGTTTTTTCATTGCTTTGCTTCATTGTTGTGTGTCTTGGTAAATGGAATGCCACAGGGAGCCTCGCGGTTTTGGATTTGTCCAATATGTAGATCCAGCTGATGCTGCAGATGCTAAGCATCATATGGATGGTGAAATTCTTCTTGGTCGGGAACTAACTGTTGTCTTTGCTGAAGAAAATAGGAAGAAACCAGCAGAAATGAGGGCAAGAGAACGTGTAAGGTATACAAGTTTTCTCTTTTGCTGTTTTCGGGCATCTTTGCTCTTTAATTTGGCAGAATACTTGATGTGGTATATGAAATAGAACTAGACACTTTATATGTGCATTCTGTTTGTTAGGGTAAATTAATATACATCAGTTTTGGTTTGTGGTGGTGACTTCATACTTTCTTCTGTGCGAGTGATAGTAGCTGAACTCCTGTTATTTCAAGTTAACAGCtgccttttgtttttgtttttgtttttgtttttgggtGCTAAAGCTTATTAGTTATTACTAAGGAAAACAAATTGAACAGAGTTGGTCTTTTTTGTTGGTTTGTCTTAAGACTATAGTGATTATAGGAGATTCCTCTATATGACTAGTTTTATAATCTTGAAAAGATGGGATTAGCATCGCTGATGTATACAATCTGTTATCAGGGGACGATCATATGACCGCAAGCGATCTCCACAATGTTATTCACGATCACCTCGTTATAGACGAAGTTATTCTCGTAGTCCACTGTATTATTCTCGTTCTCCCAGgcaaagaaattattcaaggtATGCTGCTTATAGCATCTATTATTGCACTCTAATCAAGCCAGGGGTAACCCCTCTTCAACATTATTATGTGGAACTGAGAGTATGTAGAGTGCTGATTTCAGAATTGTCGTTTTATGTGCTGTAACAGGTCAATTTCTCCTAGAGACAGAAGATACAGAGAACAATCTTTCTCAAGGTCCCCTTATGCCCCAAGGAGCCAGAGCAGGACCCCAAGCCGGAGCAGGAGCAGGAGTCGGAGCGTAGAGTATTCTAGGTAATTGATTAGGTACAAAGTAATGAGAGATTCGTCTGGGCACTGGTCTGATGTGCTATCATGAGCTAGTATTGGATTTTCTAGAGTTGGTGACTCATGATTTGGTAGAATAATGAGTTATAGACTTGGCAATTAATCCGGTATCTGCATTGTCATAATCCTCATGTCTTAACCTCTTATCCCCAATTGTTTTCAAGTAGTGAGATGATGTGTGCTAATGGGTAGTATTAAAGTGACGTTTTTACTTTGTAGTGTCTTGTGCTCATGATTGTGTTTTTGTGCTTTACGAGCAGTGTACTGCAGAATCATTGGGGCAATGAAATGCTTAAAAATTGGTTTTTTTTAGAAGCACTAAATTACAAATTGACTTGGTTCATGTAACTGGTTCATGGCCCTATTAGACCCTttgtttctttgatttttcaaaaacaaataaaaaaaatggtggaTGAATGTCCAGTGTGATTCTACACATTGGTGTGGATGGGAGTGTTAATAATGAATagtttatttcaattaaactcCATCCGACTGGGGGGAAATGTATATAGAGATAAGTAAAGAGTAATCTGTTGTTTTCTTCtgttgataattttaattatgtctttctattttggataaaaaaaaggtatatGATTCTAAATCATGATAGAAACATATATTGCTAAAAGATTTTGATTGTTTTGATAAGCTATCATTGTTTTATGTTGGAAGTTATTATATACgaataatatgattttatatgaataatgTGAGAGTTAATTTAAGGGAATATagttgaatttttataaattagaattaatgatttatatattttttttttatttggaaaaaaataaaattgcatggatactttttttattactaatcTGATGCAAATATGCCCATCGATGTCCGATTCCAATACTAAAATGGTGaacttttaaaaagaaagaaaaaggagagaaaagcTCCACTTTGAAAATTCAAGGAAAAGGAGAGTGGAGGTATATATATCATCAGTGGTTTGGATAAGAAGCATGAGTGGATTTACACTGCCTATGGCGATGGTAAATTAGTGCTTCATCCTTTATCCAGACACCTCTCTATGTTTTACCCctttattagtatgttattgtatcttttcattttcaatttattacaCTAAATATATCTTTGCATCCATTTTTCCACTAGTCACAccaattttgaaaaatagaagtTATGTTTTGTTCTctaacttcttcttttttttgaaataaaaggagttttcattaaaagtatttaataaatataacttgtaacaaataaataaatatgactatgttcaagaaatacatattaattttttcttttaaatttcattaatcGTGTTGATAGAATAATTGTATACAACACATTGGTTGTATTTAACGCATCAATAAAAAACACATTCTATTCGGTGGTTATATTTGAactacaaattaattttattatcatttgacGAATCTTTAAAAAAGTTTGATCTTTTCAATaccataattaaatttattttaactttgaTGACAAAGGGCGAAtagattttcataaaaaaaaataaacaaactttcatataagaaaataatacaaaatacttatttaatcaaaaaaattaagaaataactgaaaaaattaaatataaaataaaattataaaccaATGCAATCAGATTTACCTGATTATATTAAGATAAGATATATACTGTATACACTTTCAAAAAATTGACACTTTATCAAAGTCATTTAGTTaaagaaggagaaaaaatttcttattttatataaacagATTTTAGTGTCAATAAAGGAATTGACTTATTGATTTATAGTTTAAAGGGGATATGTTGAGCCAGAATGTGAAAACAAATTTATcctaatttgattatatatatgtatataggATGACTTTAATAATACGGTGTTAagtttttttgaaatttaatatgttactaatttaattaaaaaaatattcttattgaTTGCTTACAAAATGTAAATACTAAATATgacttctaattttttttttctttttatttatgaaatgtTTAATTGGTCGTGAACTacgtaataaaaaaaaaatcatgcatttacatttatcACAGAGAGTTTAGTAGCATTACCTAAAAGTTGGAGTCATGCAAATGAGGATATTCGATCTCAAAAAGCCTCTCACCCCTAAAAATAaacacttttaatttattatattagtcTATTGACCGgttgattttgataaaatagaTAGAAATGATAGTTTTGAAAAGGCGAAGTACAGTTCTGTTTCTACTTATTATACACAAAAAGTGAAGTCACTCCCTTGGTTCTTCAACCAAAAGTCCTTTCTTTCACAACAAAgctttgatttattttatatctcgACAGAGCAACCAGACTGTACAAACCCTGAAAATTCTTCTGGAACATTCAACCTCTTCCATTTCCCATCTTGCCCCTCCTTTAGAAAAAACCCTTGTGCCCCACCTTGATAAGCTGATCCACTCACTAAAGCCCATTCACCACTTTGGACCCCACATGCCCCAAATTTAACTTCTGAATCTGCCTCGGCCCAACTTAACAATTTCCCTCCTTTATCCACCCCAATGCACGACTTTGGACTCCGGTTCACCGCCGCATCTTTCCATGCATCTTCAACGCGCCTCCATTCACTCGCCCCCGACTCGATCACCTCGGCACTGCCTTCAAATCTTCCTTGACTATCAGTTTGATATCCGCTCACAACCCAGAATTCAGACCCAATCACAACCCCTTCACACTCATCTCGCTCCTGACTCATCCGTGGCAACTCCGTCCACTCGTCCTGACTCACGTCATAAGACCATGCAGAACTCAACGCGGTTTTATTCATGTTATGTCCGCCAGCAATTATAACCCGCCCATTTAACTCACCTACAGCGAAAAAGGACCGACTCTCAGGCATATCCTTGCCTTGCCTCCATATCCCAGTTATGAAATCATACACAAATACATAACTCACTGGCTCATAACTCACCGGGTCCCACCCACCGATGACTAAAAGTTTACCTTCAGAGCTAGTAACTTGGCAGAACAAAGGTAACCCATCTGGGTACTCCGGAACCAGCTCGAATCGTTCCCAAATACCATTAATTGGGTCACATAGGGTAACTCCATATCTGGGTGGGCAAACCGGTTTAGAAGCAGAGATAGCAGGAAGTAATTGAATTAAGCAAGCAGCTTTATGGGTCTGTGAAGATTGCTTTCTGTGATAGTAAAAATGTTTGCTTTGAAGAAGATGGTTCCAGTTTTTGCAAACTAGGGATGCAACTGGGTGAGTTGTGTAGTGAAGTCGAGTTAGACAATCTAGTGCTATTTCTTCTGGAAGATCAGGGATCAACTCGGTCATTTTCTGTTGTTGCTTAGTTTGTTAGTAGTGGGTGTGGGTAGGATCAGGATGAAGTGTGGCAGTACAATCTGAAGTGTGgcaggaaaaaagaaaaagttaagtTTTGTTTGAGAAAAATAGAGATTTGGTGGATATTTATAGCAAGTATTTGTTAAGATTCTTAACTGAATACTCTACAAACTGGATATGGTTATCACAAGATACAGATAACTGTGACTCTGCAATCAGCTGCTGCCACCTGGTGCACAAAGTTTTGTTTGACatgtcttttctttaatttaatatttccaacaattaataaataaatataaaacccacatcacaaaattaaatagtagCTAATGaagtataaataattttatatattttaattttattaggaaCAGGAGAGGTGTACCTTGAGGTTCGATTTAATCTTCATTTCACGGTTCAACCAAATAAGATTAGAGAATACCATAATTTCATATCCAAAACAGATAAATacttattacttttatttaagatcttttttaatttttttttttttttttacttgtaGCGGGATGGAAAAATTCCATTCAATCTCATCAAAATCCTTCCGTAGTCAGTAGGAACTTATATGGTCAATAAGTCTTATACAGTCTTTCTAgtgtaaatattatatagcTTGTGGTTTGTTATAATGTGGAAAAATAGCTTCACTTAAAAATGGACTATTAAATATGGGTTTGAAAGTAAGAGGACCAAATCATGTATTATGAAAAACCTCAAGGATCATAGTTGTCAAAACTCAGCAGATCTTGGACCTGTTTGATTCGATTCATAAATGTAACTGCTATAACTGATAGCTAGTGTCTGATaactgataaattaaactgtttaataaaattttattaataattgttgttagtatataaaatgaccgttgataatataatatatcgttagatatattctattttattatgttatatttaattatataaatttataaaaataatttataataattaaaaatttataattaattttttagctcaattatatttattattaaaaatatttataaatggaGGAACCCCTGCTCCAACCCAAGTTCCATGGCTTAGAAATGATATATTAGTGAAAGTTATTaactttagaaaaagaaaagattaataaaagTGATGGTGGAGGCCGGAGTAGCAATGACAACGACGACAATAGCAAGTGCAAAGACAACAGTAACGATAGCAAGCTAGTAAGGAGCAACTCCAAGTCAGGTCAATAAAAATCAAAGCGAAAGGAAAGGAACGGACTAGTGAAAGTGGATCAACGCCGACAAAAGTTTTTTAAAGGAATCtcatctattttcttttaataacttaatatacTATAGTAACGACGAATGTTCAACGTCATTCAAACACAATAAAATAGCTTCAATGGAAATAAAACTGAGTATTTAAGTGGAAGAAATGATTTAGGCGGAGCTACGTAAGGGAGAGATGATTTAAGTTGTttggaatatgagaaagtgaaagaaaaaaaaatatgtttattaatttggATATAGATTTactatttgatttaattaatttagtttagttattactttttaaatttaaaatatatcagatatttaaatattattagtccTATTATGCTGATGTGGCATTTGTGAaggatatataattttaagaaaaatgatctAATTGATAATAGTGAGTCTTTTAAACAATGACTGACTGAAAAATGTTTAATGgtattctaattaaaaattaaggagttttatgatataaattaaaatttaaggacGATTATAATATATGGGTTGAAGTTGAGGGACGGTAAATCTAAAGTAGGCAGGAAATATCATAAGGCTTTGGTTGGAATGAAATtgtgaataataaatattgtaaGGCTTTTGGGTGGAATGAGATGAGAATATGGATAATAAATGTGATAAAAGGTAAAGAAGTAATGAATGAGGGGAGTGTGGATAAGTTTGTATGTCACTTTCATATAATTGGAAGATTGATGAATGATGGGACCCTAAATTGCTCTGTGGATTGATAAGAACAGACTGTTCCTTGGACCGGTAATGTTTCAGTCACTTTCACTGCCACCGTGGACTGGACTGAAGATAACCATCTCCTTctcctccttttttttttattcatttatttatttctgaaAGAAATTGAGTTTTTAAAACTTGAATTCTAATCTCTTCACCATTTTCAACATGTCCAACAAATACGACCTCTAAACCAATTAGtacttaaatatataaatttgataataccCACAATCTTATTCTAACAGTAAATGTAAATTTCAAATCGAGTGCGGTtttaagtttgaattttttttctatttataaataaaaagatatataaatttataatattaaaacagatgctgttttcttttcaactgagactttttattttaaaaaaataaggttATACACAAACcttatgatgatgatgaagaactATTTATCTTGCGGTTTTGCACATGCGGGCTGGGCCATATTTATGGAATATGGACCACTTTGGTGAGATTGAAAGGCAAAAATGGGCTCCAGGTGTTTGCTTAGAATCTTCAATCTGGATGTCCATTCCTTTTCACTTTTTCAGGCTTTTTGGCTTTTGGGTTTCCAATGGGCTTCAGGTGTTTGCTTGGAATCTTGAATTAGGATGTTAATCCCTTTTCACTTTCTCAGGCTTTTGCTTTTGAGCATCCAATTCTCCTGCAACAATCACTTTGCAATTGGACTTTGCCCACCACCCTTGTTGGGAAATTGCAATTTGCAAATGCCTTTCACTTCATGTCCTCCTCTCAGGGGCATAAAGTTGGTCCTTATCCACCTTCTCGTGACAAAATTATTAGATAGACTCGCTGAgtgttatttataaattaaatcaattatacgataattttaattaagtattatatttttgcatTGATTAATTATCGATTATGggtaattaataataataaataaactaattaatacaaatacattacttaataaaaaaattaacacttatacaatttaatttggtctataaataatgtaataaattgaatctacttaataattttttattccaCCTGGTGCATCTTAGACCCAGTTTGGCATCATCACAGCAAGATACATgcttttagaaaattttattactatattatacttttcaatatgaaaaatacaTTCGAGTCGAATATTCAAATCTCTTAAGGACATCCACGTGGTTTACGCTCTTTAGAGTGTAATCTATGTGCTATATTAtcactttattattattattattattattattttctttttatgctaTTCTTTACTGTAGATTGGGATATAAAAAGTGTAATAATATgaacacataattaaattacatacGACTTGTGAAATGATTAGTAGGAATCAACAGTAGTTTCATCTTTAGGTCATCATGTCGAGTGATTGATTTTTCCTAATTTCAATCATCAAATGTTATAAGTTATCTAAATTCTcttcataaattaaataatataatcaataattttaattcgtCATATCTGTCACGATCCACTCtgggggcccgtgaccggcactagggaatgggtaggcttaaggccaccgaaacccgtagtaagccttaccaacccgcaaatccatatatacaattaaccaaatataaagtagtcataatTATCTTGCATAATACATTATCATACTACCAACAGGAGTCagaatagttatataaatttaaaaatttcctactgcggattctctagagtaaaaatgacaagtatataattacaagttaattacaaaagtccgaagaagaagaagtcggacTGTCGAATGTGCGATGGCGAAGGTCTTTactatcacctgaaaaaaatttataagcgagataaaatcaaataatctagagactattgcagtcttcacaggaaatattaattattcgagTCCATATACCAAACCCTGAACATAAACAGAAATCATGATGTCATCATaccataatgaaataaataaataaataaataatatctttgtttcttttcttttcgggacgagtggctcggtagaaccctaaaccccaatttctagtagcctttcggctctcttaatccaacaggtctggcgcccagagagcaagctcgatcagggtccttacctccagcctgaacacttgaattccaaataagccagagagcaagctcgatcggggaccttaactcccATCAATCAACtcagagcaagctcgatcaggcgagacaaattcataataaccttatatccatgatcattaccaaAGCAtcggtggcatgttctacaagccacatttcccaattcgcaatcatcacatataataaatatcattatctgatgaactcaaccaacacatatcgaaataaagattaaagatttaaggtaaaacaacgtgcaatttgtgagggaaaaaaaatataacgtttatcttattataacatactaataataatatttatattatttcaaatattaataatcaagtgaaatcatttattttgcgatactaataatcatattatgcataactttcaaaatagcatattaaatcagacttagcaatagtgcaatgattaaatgactttaactcacagatttgaTGCGTTCCACAGTccgctcctacgcctcgggtggagctggcgggaaggctgaattatctaataacaaaagacatacaattaatagacattcgaaaatttttcctaaacttagaccctaaggtcgactgcctagaattaaattggactcGAGGATTCTGCCGAAAATTtgacagaacctcccctaaattacggatatttaccccccgtaaaacgggtccaggacctgccaaaaaCATATCAGACATGCTGGAAATTAATAACAGGAGCCGGGCCACAAGAActgcattaatattttcccgactccaaaacaccacaatccaaacaattcaatttgatttatttttaaactacccaacacaagcaattaatagcctcaataactttctaatattataacaaaattttttcagagtataataaaagtataccgagttgaaaattaaaatatttcgcGCGTCCAGAAAACACTGGGGTCCGGAAGCCGGTCCCGCCAACAGTGTCGGAATTCAAATCCGGAAGCGCCTACGCGAAGCTCAAGTTGCGGAGAGTCCGGAAGGACAAGAGTTTTGGCCGGAAAGTGGCCGGAAGGCGGCGGATCGGGGCCGGAAAGTCGCTGCTCACGCGACACCTTTCAAGGCTGCCGGCAAGGATTTCCGACGGAGAAGGGTTGCTTCAAGGGTTTTCGGGGGTGGGGAGTCCGATTCCGGCGCCAGATCGCCGAAAACAAGCCGGCAAGAGGCCGAACGGCGAAGACAACTCCCTACCTTCGGCTAACGTCGGCGGAAAGGAGGAAAGGGGAAGGAGAGCTGCTGCAGAGCGGCGGGAAGGGAGGAAGGCGCTGGCGACGGCGGCGGCGAGCTGGGCGGCACGTAGGCGGCGCGGGG
Coding sequences within:
- the LOC8285757 gene encoding F-box/kelch-repeat protein At1g80440; translation: MTELIPDLPEEIALDCLTRLHYTTHPVASLVCKNWNHLLQSKHFYYHRKQSSQTHKAACLIQLLPAISASKPVCPPRYGVTLCDPINGIWERFELVPEYPDGLPLFCQVTSSEGKLLVIGGWDPVSYEPVSYVFVYDFITGIWRQGKDMPESRSFFAVGELNGRVIIAGGHNMNKTALSSAWSYDVSQDEWTELPRMSQERDECEGVVIGSEFWVVSGYQTDSQGRFEGSAEVIESGASEWRRVEDAWKDAAVNRSPKSCIGVDKGGKLLSWAEADSEVKFGACGVQSGEWALVSGSAYQGGAQGFFLKEGQDGKWKRLNVPEEFSGFVQSGCSVEI
- the LOC8258405 gene encoding serine/arginine-rich SC35-like splicing factor SCL33 isoform X2, whose amino-acid sequence is MRGRSYSYSPSPPPRGYYGRRYRSPSPRNRYGGRSRDLPTSLLVRNLRHDCRTEDLRGPFGHFGPLKDIYLPRDYYTGEPRGFGFVQYVDPADAADAKHHMDGEILLGRELTVVFAEENRKKPAEMRARERVRGRSYDRKRSPQCYSRSPRYRRSYSRSPLYYSRSPRQRNYSRSISPRDRRYREQSFSRSPYAPRSQSRTPSRSRSRSRSVEYSR
- the LOC8258405 gene encoding serine/arginine-rich SC35-like splicing factor SCL33 isoform X1, which codes for MIIVMRGRSYSYSPSPPPRGYYGRRYRSPSPRNRYGGRSRDLPTSLLVRNLRHDCRTEDLRGPFGHFGPLKDIYLPRDYYTGEPRGFGFVQYVDPADAADAKHHMDGEILLGRELTVVFAEENRKKPAEMRARERVRGRSYDRKRSPQCYSRSPRYRRSYSRSPLYYSRSPRQRNYSRSISPRDRRYREQSFSRSPYAPRSQSRTPSRSRSRSRSVEYSR